One window from the genome of Trueperaceae bacterium encodes:
- a CDS encoding glycosidase: MKLTRHPANPVLKPNVLNDWEALNVFNPSVVVHGGLFHMHYRAQGTDYVSRIGYAVSKDGVHWNRLQRPVLEPEAEYEARGVEDPRVTELGGRFYMAYTAYGRAGAHPGVGQTATGITPMYAVSDNLITWERIGPVVVGEDNKDHALFPELVGGRYVTFHRRPPSIWLAFSEDMRRWVDHAEVMRPRPGSWDGKRIGAGGPPIRTDEGWLIIYHGYDESHVYKMGTALLDLEDPRRVLKRPREPVLEPQETWEMKGDVPNVVFGTANPVVDGEVYLYYGGADRVIGLATAPLEDLLAWTIAEG; this comes from the coding sequence ATGAAGCTGACACGCCACCCGGCCAACCCCGTCCTCAAGCCCAACGTCCTCAACGACTGGGAGGCGCTCAACGTCTTCAACCCGTCGGTGGTGGTGCACGGCGGCCTCTTCCACATGCACTACCGGGCCCAGGGCACGGACTACGTCTCGCGCATCGGCTACGCCGTGTCGAAGGACGGCGTGCACTGGAACCGGCTCCAGCGACCGGTGCTCGAGCCGGAGGCGGAGTACGAGGCCAGGGGCGTCGAGGACCCCCGCGTCACCGAGCTGGGCGGGCGCTTCTACATGGCCTACACCGCGTACGGACGTGCCGGCGCTCACCCCGGCGTCGGGCAGACCGCCACCGGCATCACGCCCATGTACGCGGTGAGCGACAACCTCATCACCTGGGAGCGCATCGGGCCCGTCGTGGTGGGCGAGGACAACAAGGACCACGCTCTCTTCCCCGAGCTCGTGGGCGGTAGGTACGTGACGTTCCACCGCCGACCGCCGTCGATATGGCTGGCGTTCTCGGAGGACATGCGCAGGTGGGTCGACCACGCCGAGGTCATGCGTCCGCGACCGGGGAGCTGGGACGGCAAGCGCATCGGGGCGGGCGGGCCGCCCATACGCACCGACGAGGGCTGGCTGATCATCTACCACGGCTACGACGAGTCGCACGTCTACAAGATGGGAACGGCGCTGCTCGACCTCGAGGACCCTCGGCGCGTGCTGAAGCGGCCCCGGGAGCCGGTGCTCGAGCCGCAGGAGACATGGGAGATGAAGGGCGACGTCCCCAACGTCGTCTTCGGCACCGCGAACCCGGTGGTGGACGGCGAGGTCTACCTCTACTACGGCGGCGCCGACAGGGTCATCGGCCTGGCCACGGCGCCGCTTGAGGACCTGCTCGCGTGGACGATCGCGGAGGGGTGA